The Hyla sarda isolate aHylSar1 chromosome 2, aHylSar1.hap1, whole genome shotgun sequence genome includes the window tcactgtagggatggtattgggtaggtgacgggcagtgcctggttctctccagacatgatgctgcccccaccatgatcactgtagggatggtattgggcaggtgatgggcagtgcctggtttcccccagacatgatgctgcccccaccataatcactgtagggatggtattgggcaggtgatgggcagtgcctggtttcctccagacatgatgctgcccccactgttacgccgagcgctccgggtccccgctcctccccggagcgctcgctacactctcgctactgcagcgccccggtcagatccactgaccgggtgcgctgcgataccgcctccagccgggatgcgattcgcgatgcgggtggcgcccgctcgcgatgcgcaccccggctcccgtacctgactcgctctccgtcggtcctgtcccggcgcgcgcgtccccgctccctagggcgcgtgcgcgccgggtctctgcgatttaaagggcctctgcgccgctgattggcgcagtggttctaattagtgtgttcacctgtgcactccatatatatacctcacttcccctgcactccctcgccggatcttgttgccatcgtgccagtgaaagcgttcccttgtgtgttcctagcctgtgttccagacctcctgccgttgcccctgactacgatccttgctgcctgccccgaccttctgctacgtccgaccttgcttttgtctactcccttgtaccgcgcctatcttcagcagtcagagaggttgagccgttgctagtggatacgaccaggtcactaccgccgcagcaagaccatcccgctttgcggcgggctctggtgaataccagtagtgacttagaaccggtccactagcacggtccacgccaatccctctctggcacagaggatccacctcctgccagccggcatcgtgacacccaccatgatcactgtagggatggtattgggcaggtgatgggcagtgcctggttccctccagacatgatgctgcccccaccatgatcactgtagggatggtattgggcaggtgatgggcagtacctggttccctccagacatgatgctgcccccacatgatcactgtagggatggtattgggcaggtgatgggcagtgcctggtttcccccagacatgatgctgcccccaccatgatcactgtagggatggtattgggcaggtgatgggcagtgcctggtttcctccagacatgatgctgcccccaccatgatcactgtagggatggtattgagcagatcTGCTCTGTCCCTCTacctcagtggtctccaaactgcgagcctccacatgttgcaaaagtacaactcccagcatgcccggacagccaacggctgtccgggcatgctgggagttgtacttttgcaacatctgaagggtcagagtTTGGGGAGACCACTGCTCCAGAGCGTGATGAGTTCACCCCAGATGATAATGGCGGTTTCGGATGGAGCTGGTTTTCCGGGGGTTATATGACGGCTGCGCGGTCCAGGAGCGGATTACACAGCAGCCGTATCCAGAGATGGAGGAATGTGCTGAGGCAGAATAATCCAGACCGTACACCCCCCATTGTTTTCAGCTTTAGGGGTCCTACAAGGTTAGGAGACTGAGATAAGAGGAACAATAAATACATAAAGAATTCATTacatgtgcacatacattaccccGCATTGTAGGCTACTGGAAGTATCACACATaattggcttagatacaccagctcggTATACAGTACaaaaataggcttagatacaccagttgAGCCGACAGTATCACACTTTATAGGTTTGGATGAATTAGCTCAGCAAACAGTTTCAcaataataggcttagatacactatctaagcaaacagtatcacaatgATAGGCTGGGATACACCAGTTTAGCtgataatatcacacatgataggcttggaTACACCAGTTTAGCTGATAGTATCACTGATGATAGGCttggatacaccagctcagcaggcagtatcacaagGATATGCTTAGATACACTATCTTAGCAAACATTATCACAatggtaggcttagatacacatgtTTAgctgatagtatcacacatgataggcttggaTACACCGGTTGAGCGGACTGTATCACTCATATATAGGCTTAGATAAACCAGTTCAACAGACAGTACCAcgcataataggcttagatactccAGATTAACAGgaaatatcacacatgataggcttggatacatcagctcagcagacagtattacgTTATAGGTTTGGATACGTCAGATCAACTGACAATATCACAATAAATCCAttgagcagacagtatcacacatcttgGGATTGGATACATCAGTTTAACAGGCAATATTACACATGATAGCCTAGATACACCAGCTGAGCAGACGGTATCACTCAttaaaggcttagatacaccagattAATGGGAAATAGAACACATGATAGGTTGGATACataagctcagcagacagtatcactcaCAATAAGCTTGGATACATCAGCTTAGAAGACAGTACTACACATGATAGGCTTTGATACACGAGctcggcagacagtatcacacatgataggctcagatacaccagctcagcagacagtatcacacatgataggcttggaTACATCAGTATAACAATGGGGAAGAGTaagagttgaccagttgcccatagcaaccaatcagatggcttctttcattttgcagaggcctttttttaaaatgaaagcagcgatctgattggttgctatggggatctggTCAAttcttactctgcacaggtttggataaatctcaccCGATATCACAcaggatgggcttagatacaccagctcaccAGACAGTATCATTCATGATAGGCTCGGATACAGCagttcagcaggcagtatcacacatgataggctcggATACACCAGTTCAGCAGACAGCATCACACATTATAAGCTTGCATACACCAGTTCAGcaggtagtatcacacatgataggctcagatacaccagttcagcacacagtatcactcttgataggctcagatacagcagttcagcaggcagtatcacacatgataggctcggATACACCagttcagcaggcagtatcacacatgataggctcagatacaccagttcagcacacagtatcactcttgataggctcagatacagcagttcagcaggcagtatcacacatgataggctcggATACACCagttcagcaggcagtatcacacatgatatgctCAAATACACCagttcagcaggcagtatcacacatgataggctcggATACACCagttcagcaggcagtatcacacatgataggtttgGATACACCAGTTcggcaggcagtatcacacatgataggctcggATACAccagttcagcagacagtatcacacatgataggctcagatacaccagttcagcaggcagtatcacacatgataggctcagatacaccagTTCAGCagttagtatcacacatgataggctcggATACACCAGTTCAGCAGGCAGCATAACACATGATAGGCTTGGATACACCAGTTCAGCAGACagcatcacacatgataggctcggATACAccagttcagcagacagtatcacacatgataggctcggATACAccagttcagcagacagtatcacacatgataggctcggATACCccagttcagcagacagtatcacacatgataggctcggATACAccagttcagcagacagtatcacacatgataggctatGATACACCagttcagcaggcagtatcacacatgataggcttggatacaccagttcagcagacagtatcacacatgataggctcggATATACCagttcagcaggcagtatcacacatgataggctcggATACACCAGTTCAGCagttagtatcacacatgataagcttgGATACACCagttcagcaggcagtatcacacatgataggctcggATACACCagttcagcaggcagtatcacacatgataagcttgGATACACCAGTTcggcaggcagtatcacacatgataggctcggATACACCagttcagtagacagtatcacacatgataggctcggATACAccagttcagcagacagtatcacacatgataggctctgATACCccagttcagcagacagtatcacacatgataggctcggATACCccagttcagcagacagtatcacacatgataggctcggATACAccagttcagcagacagtatcacacatgataggctcggATACACCagttcagcaggcagtatcacacatgataggcttggaTATAccagttcagcagacagtatcacacatgataagcttgGATACACCaattcagtagacagtatcacacatgataagcttgGATACACCAGTTCAGCAGACagcatcacacatgataggctatGATACAccagttcagcagacagtatcacacatgatgggcttgGATACACCagttcagcaggcagtatcacacatgataggctatGATACACCAGTTcggcaggcagtatcacacatgatgggcttgGATACACCAGTTCAGCAGACagcatcacacatgataggctcgtATACACCagttcagcaggcagtatcacacatgataggctcagatacaccagttcagcaggcagtatcacacatgataagcttgGATACACCAGttcggcagacagtatcacacatgataggctcggATACACCagttcagcaggcagtatcacacatgataagcttgGATACACCAGTTcggcaggcagtatcacacatgataggctcggATACACTGATGCAGCCTGCTCCGGTAACGCTTAGTCAGCAGTATACATGTATCATGTCTTTATTATTCGCAGCTGACAGGATCCCAGGAGACATTTCCCTCTTTTTCGGATATTGCAGGTTGCTCAGATTTTGGCGCTCGGCCCCTCCCCCGTCGATGGCGATCCCCTGGCTATGAGCCCGCGGCGTCTGTTTGAATATTATCCCGTCTGTTCTGCTGCCAACAGAAATACAGATGATCAAGGCCCAGGTGAGAAAAGAGGGGACCGGCCGAATCCCAGCGGGACCGCGCCAATCACAGGCCGCGTGTTctctgtatagcagagctgaggcTGCGTGACAGCTACAAAGCAACCAttacctgcttaaaggggtactccggtgcgaaacttgtttttttttttaatgaactggtgccagaaacttaaacagatttgtaaattacttctattaaaaaatcttaatccttccagtacttattagctgctgaatactacagaggaaattatttgcttcttgcaacacagtgctctctgctgacatcatgaccacagtgctctctgctgacatctctgtccattttaggaactgccagagcagcatatgttttctatgggaattttctccttaaaaaatggacagagatgtcagcagagagcactgtgtttgtgatgtcagcagagagctctgtgttccaaaaagaaaataatttcctctgtagtattcagcagctaataagtactggatggattaagattttttttactagaagtaatttacaaatctgtttaactttctgacaccagttgattaaaaaaaaaaatagtgtagagcagggtttcccaaccagggtgcctccagctgttgcaaaactacaactcccagcatgcccggacagcccaaggctgtccgggcatgctgggagttgtagttttgcaacagctggaggcaccctggttgggaaacactggtgtagagacACAGATTAACTggggccaggaagttaaacagatttgtaaatgacttatattaaaaaatctttacccttccagtactttttagcagctgtatgctacagaggaaattcttttctttttgaatttctttttttttgtcttgtccacagtgctctctgctgacacctctgcccgtatcaggaactgtccagagcaggagaaaatctccatagcaaatctatgctgctctggacagttcctgacacagacagaggtgtcagcagagagcactgtggacaatacaaaaaagaaattcaaaaataaattagttatattcttgtatgtaggagcagtattatagtagttatattcttgtatataggagcagtattatagtagttatattcttgtatataggagacagtattatagtagttatattcttgtatatagaagcagtattatagtagttatattcttgtatataggagcagtattatagtagttatattcttgtatataggagcagtattatagtagttatattcttgtatataggagcagtattatagtagttatattcttgtatataggaggcagtattatagtagttatattcttgtatataggaggcagtattatagtagttatattcttgtatataggaggcagtattatagtagttatattcttgtatatagaagcagtattatagtagttatattcttgtatataggagcagtataatagtagttatattcctgtatataggagcagtattatagtagccatattcttgtatataggagcagtattatagtagttatagtcttgtatataggagcagtattatagtagttatattcttgtatgtaggagcagtattatagtagttatattcttgtatataggaggcagtattatagtagttatattcttgtatataggagcagtattataggagttatattcttgtatataggagcagtattataggagttatattcttgtatataggaggcagtagtatagtagttatattcttgtatataggaggcagtattatagtagttatattcttgtatataggagcagtattatagtagttatattcttgtatagaggaggcagtattatagtagatatattcttgtatataggagcagtattataggagttatattcttgtatataggagcagtattatagtaattatattcttgtatataggagcagtattatagtagttatattcttgtatataggagcagtattatagtagttatattcttgtatataggagcagtattatagtagttatattcttgtatataggaggcagtattatagtagttatattcttgtatataggagcagtattatagtagccatattcttgtatataggagcagtattatagtagttatagtcttgtatataggagcagtattatagtagttatattcttgtatataggaggcagtattatagtagttatattcttgtatatagcagcagtattatagtagttatattcttgtatataggagaagtattatagtagttatattcttgtatataggagcagtattatagtagttatattcttgtatataggagcagtattatagtagttatattcttgtatataggagcagtattatagtagttatattcttgtatataggagcagtattatagtagttatattcttgtatataggagcagtattatagcacttATATTCCTGCACATATAGGTCAGTATTATAGTCGTCATTATACCCAACCATTGTACAGGCCGAGTTCCTCTTACAGTGAGGagagatgtatctaagcctgtgtaGAcgatgagtggtgcagttgcgTCTTTCATTATTATGGAGGTTttccctacacaggttttgatataataATACCCTATATAAAGTTCATACGCTTGTACTATCTGTTCTGCAGAAGGATCTATAATATGTTGAAGATGTATTATAGTCAGTAATGACCGTACATGATGTCCCCACCCGCGGACAGGCTGTACAGCACCATGTCGGGTTGGTTCCTAATATGAAGACCATAaaacattttcctgcataaagtACAAAGTGAGAAACCCGCTATAATGATCCTCTTCCTGTTCCTGTGTGTGGCGCCCCCGCTGGGTTGTTTCATCTGCTCCGCGATGCTGGGCCGGGTCACTCTGTGTTCGTTTCGTATCTTCTTTGTTCTTTTCATTCTTTTTGGCAATTCGCTGGTTTTATAATGGCATTAGGGTGTCCCATTTTTTAGGCATTTagagtactatgggggagatttatcaaaacctgtgcagaggaagagtggtgcagttgcccatagcaaccaatcagattgcttctttcattttccacaggcctctaaagaggcctgtggaaaatgaaagaagcgatctgattggttgctatgggcaactgcaccactcttcctctgtacaggttttgataaatctccccctatatctttttaTTATTGGTCTCCTTTTAGTTTATCATGTGGGTCCTGCTGCAATATGAATACAGGCCGAAAAGGGTGGGAGCTATGCTTGTTTGCCTACAGCACCTCCACAGGGGAAATTGAGTATTGCAGGCCTAATGGGATGGGAGCTATGCTTGTTTGCCTACAGCACCTCCACAGGGGAAATTGAGTATTGCAGGCCTAATGGGATGGGAGCTATGCTTGTTTGCCTACAGCACCTCCACAGGGGAAATTGAGTATTGCAGGCCTAATGGGATGGGAGCTATGCTTTTTTGCCTACAGCACCTCTACAGGGGAAATTGAGTATTGCAGGCCTAATGGGATGGGAGCTATGCTTGTTTGCCTACAGCACCTCCACAGGGAAATTGAGTATTGCAGGCCTAATGGGATGGGAGCTATGCTTGTTTGCCTACAGCACCTCCACAGGGGAAATTGAGTATTGCAGGCCAAAAGGGATGGGAGCTATGCTTGTTTGCCTACAGCACTGCTACAGGGAAAATGGAGTATTGCAGGCCTAATGGGATGGTAGCTATGCTTATTTGCCTACAGCACCTCTATAGGGGAAATTGAGTATTGCAGGCCTAATGGGATGGTAGCTATGCTTGTTTGCCTACAGCACCTCCACAGGGGAAATTGAGTATTGCAGGCCTAATGGGATGGGAGCTATGCTTGTTTGCCTACAGCACCTCCACAGGGGAAATTGAGTATTGCAGGCCTAAAGGGATGGGAGCTATGCTTGTTTGCCTACAGCACCTCTACAGGGGAAATTGAGTATTGCAGGCCTAATGGGATGGGAGCTATGCTTGTTTGCCTACAGCACCCCCACAGGGAAATTGAGTATTGCAGGCCTAATGGGATGGGAGCTATGCTTGTTTGCCTACAGCACATCCACAGGGGAAATTGAGTATTGCAGGCCTAATGGGATGGGAGCTATGCTTGTTTGCCTACAGCACCCCAACAGGGGAAATTGAGTATTGCAGGCCTAATGGGATGGGAGCTATGCTTTTTTGCCTACAGCACCTCTACAGGGGAAATTGAGTATTGCAGGCCTAATGGGATGGGAGCTATGCTTGTTTGCCTACAGCACCTCCACAGGGGAAATTGAGTATTGCAGGCCTAAAGGGATGGGAGCTATGCTTGTTTGCCTACAGCACCCCCACAGGGAAATTGAGTATTGCAGGCCTAATGGGATGGGAGCTATGCTTGTTTGCCTACAGCACCTCCACAGGGGAAATTGAGTATTGCAGGCCAAAAGGGATGGGAGCTATGCTTATTTGCCTACAGCACCCCCACAGGGGAAATTGAGTATTGCAGGCCAAAAGGGATGGGAGCTATGCTTATTTGCCTACAGCACCCCCACAGGGGAAATTGAGTATTGCAGGCCTAATGGGATGGGAGCTATGCTTGTTTGCCTACAGCACCTCCACAGGGGAAATTGAGTATTGCAGGCCAAAAGGGATGGGAGCTATGCTTGTTTGCCTACAGCACTGCTACAGGGGAAATGGAGTATTGCAGGCCTAATAGGATGGGAGCTATGCTTGTTTGCCTACAGCACTGCTACAGGGGAAATTGAGTATTGCAGGCCTAATGGGATGGGAGCTATGCTTGTTTGCCTACAGCACCTCCACAGGGGAAATTGAGTATTGCAGGCCTAATGGGATGGGAGCTATGCTTGTTTGCCTACAGCACCTCCACAGGGGAAATTGAGTATTGCAGGCCTAAAGGGATGGGAGCTATGCTTGTTTGCCTACAGCACCTCTACAGGGGAAATTGAGTATTGCAGGCCTAATGGGATGGGAGCTATGCTTGTTTGCCTACAGCACCCCCACAGGGAAATTGAGTATTGCAGGCCTAATGGGATGGGAGCTATGCTTGTTTGCCTACAGCACATCCACAGGGGAAATTGAGTATTGCAGGCCTAATGGGATGGGAGCTATGCTTGTTTGCCTACAGCACTGCTACAGGGGAAATTGAGTATTGCAGGCCTAATGGGATGGGAGCTATGCTTGTTTGCCTACAGCACCTCTATAGGGGAAATTGAGTATTGCAGGTCAAATGGATGAGTGTGCTGTGtttatacagatacacatgatAGGCCCCTGCGCAGCCTATCCAGCAGCATGGGGCCAGCAGTCATCTCTTTGGTGTTTGTCCATCCATGtttattcctttaaaaaaaataaaaacttttcaagtttctggtggaaaactatttttttcccataTAAACTAActctaaagttaaacagatttttaaattactttcatttaaaaatcttaatcctaccagtacttatcagctgctgaagttgttgttcttttctatctgacaacagtgctctctgctgacacctctgtctgtctcaagaaatgctcagagtaggagtaaatctccATAGCAGACcagagttcctgagacagacagaggtgtcaccagagagcactgttgtcagatagaaaagaacaactcaacttcagcagctgataagtactggtaggattaagattttttttaatagaagtcatttacaaatctgtttaactttctggagccagtagatgtggaaaaaaaaaaatagtttttcaccggagtacccctttaagcctccacATTTGCCTTCAGTGTCTCACAGGTAACTTGAGGCTCAGCTGGATACACTCCACTCTCCACCATAACATTACCGTGGAGTCAGCAGAATGGAGTCGACTGCCGGAGTTTGTGCGATTAGGATTTGGCAGTGAGAGAGTTGGACAGACAGAAATAGTCTGACATCTGTGTGACCACACTGTccagcctccccctccccccgctccGCAGACTGAAGCCTACAGCTGGAGCTTCACAGACATCCTTGTTATAACATCGTCAGATCCTCTGCAGAAGAATTTCTTATATAGAAAGTTATTTCATTGGCTTTATAATCAGTTATCTGAAGGCAGCGAGAATTATAAAGGGAATCTCTCATCATTTTATTGCCCAGCCAGGTGCCAAGAAGGCGGAGCCAAGCTGCtccagtgccacagcctggcaaacCTCCTCACTGACCCTCACCTCCCAGTCGCTCCTTGATTGACATTGAGCCCGAAGAGGTGTGCCAGGGTATGACACTTCAGATTGTctccgcctccttgacacctGGCTGAGAAATGGataattttataagtttggcaaacaTCATATTCTcagtgtattctcagtgatgtcaccgctgatctctagtgatggataggctgtattctcagtgatgtcaccgctgatctctagtgatggataggctgtattctcagtgatgtcaccgctgatctctagtgatggataggctgtattctcagtgatgtcaccgctgatctctagtgatggataggctgtattctcagtgatgtcaccgctgatctctagtgaatggataggctgtattctcagtgatgtcaccgctgatctctagtgatggataggctgtattctcagtgatgtcaccgctgatctctagtgatggataggctgtattctcagtgatgtcaccgctgatctctagtgaatggataggatgtattctcagtgatgtcaccgctgatctctagtgatggataggctgtattctcagtgatgtcaccgctgatctctagtgaatggataggctgtattctcagtgatgtcaccgctgatctctagtgaatggataggctgtattctcagtgatgtcaccgctgatctctagtgtatggataggctgtattctcaatgatgtcactgctgatctctagtgaatggataggctgtattctcagtgatgtcaccgatgatctctagtgatggataggctgtattctcagtgatgtcaccgctgatctctagtgaatggataggctgtattcttagtgatgtcaccgctgatctctagtgaatggataggctgtattctcagtgatgtcaccgctgatctctagtgatggataggctgtattctcagtgatgtcaccgctgatctctagtgatggataggctgtattctcagtgatgtcaccgctgatctctag containing:
- the LOC130357272 gene encoding uncharacterized protein LOC130357272 isoform X3, producing MGLDTPAHQTVSFMIGSDTAVQQAVSHMIGSDTPVQQTASHIISLHTPVQQVAQILALGPSPVDGDPLAMSPRRLFEYYPVCSAANRNTDDQGPEMNLPGAGHISPRG
- the LOC130357272 gene encoding uncharacterized protein LOC130357272 isoform X2, with the protein product MISLDTPVQQTASHMIGYDTPVQQTVSHMMGLDTPVQQAVSHMIGYDTPVRQAVSHMMGLDTPVQQTASHMIGSYTPVQQAVSHMIGSDTPVQQAVSHMISLDTPVRQTVSHMIGSDTPVQQAVSHMISLDTPVRQAVSHMIGSDTLMQPAPVAQILALGPSPVDGDPLAMSPRRLFEYYPVCSAANRNTDDQGPAKTKGTAQQTRLR
- the LOC130357272 gene encoding uncharacterized protein LOC130357272 isoform X1, giving the protein MISLDTPVQQTASHMIGYDTPVQQTVSHMMGLDTPVQQAVSHMIGYDTPVRQAVSHMMGLDTPVQQTASHMIGSYTPVQQAVSHMIGSDTPVQQAVSHMISLDTPVRQTVSHMIGSDTPVQQAVSHMISLDTPVRQAVSHMIGSDTLMQPAPVAQILALGPSPVDGDPLAMSPRRLFEYYPVCSAANRNTDDQGPEMNLPGAGHISPRG